The genomic DNA ccatttatcacagcgggtcttccaggtcctgaagcagcaaaacagccccagaccatcacactaccaccaccatattttactgttggtatgatgttctttttctgaaatgcggtgttacttttacgccagatgtaatgggacacacaccttccaaaaagttcaacttttgtctcgtcagaccacagagtattttcccaaaagtcttggggatcatcaagatgttttctagcaaaattgagacaagccttaatgttctttttgctcagcagtggtttttgtcttggaactctgccatgcaggccatttttgcccagtctctttcttatggtggagtcatgaacactgaccttaactgaggcaagtgaggcctgcagttctttggatgttgttgtggggtcttttgtgacctcttggatgagtcgttgcTGCGCTCTTAGCCTAAGCACTACTTttgtcggccggccactcctgggaaggttcaccactgttccatgttttcgccatttgtggctcactgtggttcgctggagtcccaaagctttagaaatggctttataaccttttccagactgatagatctcaattactttctttctcatttgttcctgaatttctttagatctcggcatgatgtctagcttttgaggatcatttggtctacttcactttgtcaggcaggtcctatttaagtgatttcttgattgagaacaggtatggcagtaatcaggcctgggtgtggctagagaaattgaactcaggtttgataaaccacagttaagttatgttttaacagggggggcaatcactttttcacacagggccatgtaggttttttctcccttaataataaaaaccttcattaaaaatgatgatctgaaacatttaagtgtgacaaaccactttttttttttttcacaccacaaTATATTAAGCATCAGTTAAATTagataaatgaaatgcattgcaatatcgaCGTATGAGCCTgaacatttccatctattcctatgAGGGGATTAAAGGGGTGGAGTTTAATTTATGACCAGATACTGAGCTATTGAGTCCAGATCATTCATGACATCAAGAGGGACCTGACCTAACGGATAATAAATGTGTTAGTCTCATAATACCATCGAGTGCCGTTTGCATTTAGCTATTTTTCAGCTCTACCGACCatatccctctcccagtctccctctttctccagtACAGTTTTATATATAGGTGGTACATTGTAGGAGGAATTGAGCAGAGAGGTGTGATGGTGAGGCTGTCCAGACCACACCCATGCATTCAATTCAAACCTGCcattgttttcaatacagaTTGTATCTACAACTTGaagtgtgttttattatttacataaCTTTGAATACACATTTGGTGAGTGTGTAAGGGATACCTCCCTCTGTGATAACATATGATTACTTCACCCATCCCCAGAGTTCAGAGAATTACAGGGCACTATTATCAGAGTGTTTTTGAAATATTGAGCTTTAGGACTTTCATATCATAACACTGTTTGGTACATTGGTAATACAGTGCCCCCCAATGTGGAAGGCCCAACGGCACTTCTCTCAAAGCTCTTCCCTGCAGTCTTTTCTGTCCTTTCACAACTATGAAGAAAGGACTCTCTTCTCTAAAGCATGTGATGTCAGCTGCTGCTTCTTTACACTCTGCAGTCAggtcaggctcacacagacgcaTGTCAGATGAGCACACTGAACTGTGCAGACTGTGGGTCCTAGACTGACCAGTGGGGGGTGCTGATGTGCAGATTCCAGCTCTATCATCTATTGCACAAGATCGCACTAAGATCTTTCACCTGACATTTATAGTTATTtgttgattagcctaagcatTAAGATTTCTTAGCTGGTACTTACAGTTGGTTAGCCTAAGCACTAACCTCGCTCACCTGGCACTTACAGTCACTTGTTGGTTAGCCTAAGTGCTAACCTCGCTCACCTGGCACTTATAGTCACTTGTTGGTTAGCCTAAGTGCTAACCTCGTTCACCTGGCACTTATAGTCACTTGTTGGTTAGCCTAAGTGCTAACCTCGTTCACCTGGCACTTATAGTCACTTGTTGGTTAGCCTAAGTGCTAACCTCACTCACCTGGCACTTATAGTCACTTGTTGGTTAGCCTAAGTGCTAACCTCGCTCACCTGGCACTTATAGTTACTTGTTGGTTAGCCTAAGTGCTAACCTCGTTCACCTGGCACTTATAGTTACTTGTTGCTTAGCCTAAGTGCTAAGCTCGCTCACCTGGCACTTAATGAGCATGTTGAAGAAGTCGTCCCCGGGCTCCTGAAGGTCGGCGTCCCCGCACAGATGGCCCAGGTTGTTGTGGGTGATGCGCAGGCCCGGAAGGTTCCCCACGCTTACCCGCTGGTCATCCAGCCGGCGGCTCTGGGAGCTGGCGATCAGGTCAAACAGCTCCTCCACCTGGGGTGATGTCAGGAGGGAGCAGGGGTCTGCGGAGGGAGGGGAGGCCCATCACAAACTCACCTCAAACTGTCAAACTATCCTCACCTCAAACTATCCTCACCACAGACTACTCTCACCTCAAACTGTCAAACTATTATCACCTCCAAGCATCAAACTATTCTCACCACAAACTATCCTCACAACAGACCACTCTCACCTTAAACTATCAAATTATCCTCACCACAGACTATTCTCGCCTCAAACTGGCAGACTATTCTCACCTCAAACTGTCAAACTATTATGATCTCCAAGTATCAAACTACTCTCACCTTAAACTATCAAACTACTCTCACCTCAAAGTATCACACTTTTCTCACCTCAGGTTCTACTATtctcacatttacaaaataaaatagttaacAGTTAGTTAATATAAAACAGACAGCTAGGTGGATGAATGTACAGACAGACATGTCTGAGTTAATGTATGGATCCAGGAGGTGGACCAGAGGAGGTACGAGGCTGGCGTGTCAAGCGTGTCAGTGAGTGGAGATATGGGGGCCGGGGGAGCCCCCTCTTACTCACCGTCCGCCGGCTCATCAAAGTGGCAGCGCTGGTCATCCATGCGGCTGCTCTGGAACTTGCTGAGCAGGTCGAAGAAGCAGTCCTCGCCTGAGGGATCCCGGCCTAGCTTCTGAAAACAATCGCCCAAGCCGTTAAGAGAAAAGCCAGTCCTTCCCATAACCACCTggttttgtgttgttgttttttttgtacaccCCTCTGTATCCTGTTTATGTTTGCACGCAGAGTGAGGGTATTATAATGCGTAAACAATGCAGCCATAAACTGCGGGTGTCAACAGCCGCGTCACACAGGCCCTGCTCCTTGCCTCCCGAATTTACAAACAGTCCCTCATCCTGGGCCTCAAACGTCGTCCCTCGATCCCAGTTTCTTCACCTAGTGAAGTGTCTCTGTGAAACCCCTCTGTCCGTTACGCAGATTCACTTTTCCTAATAAAGAAAGTgagctggggcgggggggggggaatataGGCGAGAttcaaacaacatttaaaatagtTGCCTATAATATAAATCAGGTCCCTGAGGTTTATTTGCTATGTTCTAGATGAGATGATTGTGACAAAAGCATGTTAGcgacaggaaaaaaaatccattagCGCCACGTTACAGTGAGCTTGGCATCAATGTGGACTCCCATTTTATGAGATATATTATTTTGCCAAGCAAATAATAAATGTTGTCAGACATTACATACAGAAGGATTACCCAGAAGAACCCCAAGTCATAAGGCCCTACTGGGAAGAGTATCAACTTAATTTAAAGACGAGCTCATCTCTGCCTGGTAATAAAGACTTGGCTGAAGAGTGATGTTACAAACCAGAAATCAGCAGCTACATCGAATCAGCTTCATTCACCAACACCTAATAACCAATGAAAATGAGGGATTTGATGAGCATTTATACAGCTTTTAGCACTTCCATATTTGGGGACATTTGAGCATTTTCAGTTTACCACTGTGCTGTGAAGAATTCATTCAAATTAATGAATTAGTCATTGGCCACAATTTGACTCACATAATGAACTGGACCATCCTACAGAGGCCGTTCTTCCATTCTCACATTCTTATTTTCAGTTTAGTGTTTGTGAGTTTTCCAGAAAAAGGAAAGCTTCTCGCCAGACAGTCATAAGCTATTTTAGGGACTCTGACATGTATACAGTAACAGACATAAACATAATGTAGGTGGTAATTGGGTTAACATATTAAAGACATACATAGACTTCCTTTGTACAAAGTGAACTGCAGCCACTGTTTTATGCAtatgcattttcataaaaacttaaaATGACAAACCCATCTTACTGCACATCAGCTTTGAAATATATCCTTAAGTAAGAGTTACAGTAGATATCCCTGGTGTTATCCTGAGTTCGGAACACAAGACCCTTTGTGGAAAAAGTCATGTGACGGAACTCTGTTCCCACGATTCCCTGGAAGTGGACTTTCTCACAAGCGCCGTCCTCTCCCCCAACtctaacccccaccctaacccctccTAGCCCgcatctctctcccctgctcccgCAGGACCTCCATGGGGCCCCCCTGCAGTAAACGGGGCTGCGTTATGGAAGGAGAAGTTCTCTGGAGGAGAGAAATAGgaagggaggggcaggaggctTCCGCTGGGCAACACCCTCCGCCCCTCAATTAGCCCCCAAATCAGGACTGCGGAAAGGAGCCCCAGAAAAACACGCGCCACACAACCACAGCAGCACCGCCGCGCATGCCAACAGCCCGGCCGCTCTCTTACCGTTCTCTGGTGCCCGTCCCAGACCCAGCAAACATCCTCTCTCCCACAGAAGCCCAGACACAGTCTGCCTTGtgtcctctcactctctctctctctctctctccgctcccctcccctctgtctgcatCATAATACTGCTTATATTGTTCAATTAACCCCGgataaagagggagggagacagagggagagagagagagagagaggagggagagagagagagaggagggggagagaaagagagggagagtgagagagagtgagagagagtgggggtgagtgagagagagagagagagagggggtgagagagagggggagagtgagagagagagagagagagtggggggagagtgagagagagagggggagagtgagagagagataggacaGGGGCTCTCCTCGGCTTACATCAGAGTTGCCATGGAAACTTTCTTTCTTCCAAACCCGTGGTCCGGGTAGTGTGTGACACCATCAAACCAACATTCCTGTGCCTacccctggcccctccccctccccctcccagtaCATTCtattcattcataatttattcataTGCAAAGCATGATGCAAAACAAATCATCACCCCAGCAAAATGCTTACAGTAAACTGAaaacataatgaaataaaatatagagTCGATATATTGCAACACTTtatgcacagtaaaatatccagtgttaattaaactgtaaatgatTACGCACGGGTCAGACAGGCACCATATGTGAGCTGATTTAACgctgaacattttattgcaCAACGTATGGGGAAACATACAAGTCGTTGCTGCTTTCAAAGATTCCCAAATGTAACAGatgatttaaatatatttcagttatatttttaaaagagttTTAAAAGAGCAATATATTTCCGGATCATTCCAATACCGTAAGCACACCCTAGTGCCTCAGGATTCAAACCCGCAGCTCTCCCTGACCCAGTCCCTGTCCTTTTAATACTGCATCACACTGCTACTGCCAGAGAGATAACGGCTCTTCAGAGCCCAACTCAGCACAGTCAGTAGTTTGTATACTACCCTAGCTCACTTCCTTTGCGCAGGTTCCTGTCGCCAGTGATTGAACTGTAAAAGCGAGCCTCCCCTATAATGCACCTATAATGCATTTTTACACAACGTAGcgctttcactcccactctatAAGACCAGTGGTGCAGTCAGAGCCAGGAAGAGGTGGGGTATCATTGAGGAACACCACGGCCGTGAGCTTTAATGGTGGttaaatgctattatctactcCATACCTGCGCTGTCAGCACAATTACCACTCCCCCGGTCAGCCGTCTGGCCGTCTGTCAGATCCCATTGAATCAAGCAGATAGATAACAAAGAGTCGCAGAGCATGCCTGATTTCTGCAGGGGATAAGCAAGGTGGTGCTGCATTGGTAACATGCCTAGGTAAACTACaaaattgtttcggattcagatacttttctacgttttactgagcttgtctggtctatATTGAAACCTGTgacatactctcaaaaagtgcaaaccccaacttctggtcctcttggttgactcagttgcaccaggcaagatcaatcgagcacgtatttgaatccaaaaacaatttaGCCAATTCTGATTGGTAAGCCATAAATAGGCCGTTATTGTTTGGAGCTGTGCAGTTTGCGAACGTGTCATCATGAGGTGGTGGAGAGATGAATGTTCTGGCCACAGAACTGTGAAAATCTGCCGTTTAAGTAGTATGAGCTTAGGCCACAAGGAAATGCACActtaatattattaattcattctgAAAAGAGATTGTTATTTCCATCGTTCCCacaacttgcttgctcacaactTGAGAGTTctgaaatattgtttttaaaggcCGTTGGGTACATGCATTTATCATGTCTGATTAATTTATGTCTAAACTCAGCTGtttacacacacgtgcacacacatacacacacacacacacacacatatatgcgcacacatacacacacacgtgcacacacacatatgcacacgcgcacacacacatacgcgcacacacacacacacacacacacgcacacacacgcacacacacacacgcacacacacacacacccacacacacacacacacacacacacacacacacacacacacacacccacacacacacacacacacacacacacacaatgctcacCGGAGGGGTCACTTGTACTGTAATGTCTTCAGTGTCGACTGGGGAGTCCTGCCAATCAAGCCACTCGGATTCATCGGATTGGCCGTCAGCATGGCCCTTCCTCCTGATTGGGCAGGCCAAATGACCCCTGGTTCCTCTTGACACGACCTCCACGTCCTGATTGTGTCCTTTCTGACCCTTAGGGAGAAATGCCTCAGACTGTAAACTGTACAGCAGCACCTGACCAACAGATTCACACCAAATTGCTCCAGGTCTTGTTTTTTGGAATGGGCTGGGGCATTACCTTTTCCGAAGGGCATTTCCACAAATCCAAACTTTCCATACTGCTCCTCTGGCAGAATTTTGGTCTGGCTCCTgcaagagaggaggagaaggagaaggagaagaaggagtaACTGTTCAGAGGTTCCTTTTTAACACATGTCAGACAAAAGAGGAGGACAATTTGGAGGGGATGACTTTCCTCATGTTGTTATGAATGTTTGAAGTAGAAAGTGCTTTGATACTAAGCACACAGGCTtcattaaatgaaaaacaataagccttttgcttttcaaaaaatgcaacaaaaaattAGAACATAATTTCGTAAGCGTGGTTAGGCAGAATAAAGGACCCTAGTTTAAGATAGAAAATTGGCTCGAAGGTTTGATTTAATCTGACTGGTTTTATTGCATTCCCTAGAAGTAAGGGTTATTACATGACCACACTCTCACAAAtcacattttacagttttattgGATTGTATTTTCAAGAATTTGCTTTtggggaaaaacaacaacaaggaTGTAGGAATGTCACACAGGGCATTCATCGATATGTGCAGCTGTTATGCTCCTGGGTAAGCTTAGAGCAGAGGTTGGAAAAGAGGGCAATAtacatttctggatttcataccaacttctggccttaattatataattagctttctatgccatctgacattttagccgcagtacatttcttgatggGCATGAATGACAGTCGATGACTGCTCTTGTGTCGcccgttttactgtgatctaatctttgAGTGAACCAGCTTTGGTGCATGCAGCCAATTAGTTAATTTAGCCAAgataattggtggaaacaaaaacctgcatacacaccagccctccagtactggaattgcccacccctggcTTAGCGGAAACATTAAATATCATTCATGGTTGAAACACGTCAAATAATAGTCCAGTGATAAACCACAAAGGTCAACCTGCATCAGCATGAAGAGACAATGACCACAACCTACATCAGCATGAAGAGACAACGACCACAACCTACATCAGCATGAAGAGACAACGACCACAACCTGCATCAACATGAAGAGACAACGACCACAACCTGCATCAACATGAGGAGACAACAACCCCAACCTGCATCAACATGAAGAGACAACAACCCCAAGCTGCATCAGCATGAAGAAATAACAACCCCAACCTGCATCAACATGAAGAGACAATAACCACAACCTACATCAGCGTGAAGAAATAATGACCACAACCTGCATCAGCATGAAGAGATAACGACCACAACCTGTCTCAGCATGAAGAGACAATGACCACAACCTACATCAGCATGAAGAGACAACGACCACAACCTACATCAGCATGAAGAGACAACAACCACAACTTGCGATCATTCTCTTCACAGTATCCCTGGGCCTGTAACTAAAGAGATATTCACAGGTTGTGCTGCGCACTGCTTCCTGGGAAGGGTTTGAGCTGGGGGTGAACAGCTACGCAGAAGACGACAAATGCTCCCTTATGTGAGACAGATGCGGTGTCTCCAGTGCATGTTCTTTTAACAGTAAATCTTAAAGGCTCGGGAAGAGTGTAGCGCATACCTCCCTTAAATAATATGAATTGACTgaggccactgtttcctgataTGAATAAGCCTTGGAGTACTGGAAGATGTTCATTTTCTTAATCGTATATCTGATGGAATATAACCTTCACAAATGAGAATTTTGGGTTACAGGAACTGGCGTTCTCACTGAAATGGGCTAAACACCAGTAGCATCTGTCTCTTTACTGGGCAGCTATAACTCTCATTTCACACTCTCCTGAATGCTCTAAACCTGGATCCCACTCATtgcaatataatattatttattaatgattccAATATTTTGATAGCATGCTATTGTACAGTCCCATTAGTcagtaatttacattacatcataatACACTTTACAATCACTCAGATGTAGATGCAGACCATGTCCATATCCGTATCCATAGCAACTTATAAAAGTGGACAACATCAGTGGTGGTCTCAGAAGTACTATGCATTTCATCAAATATGAATAACATCTATTGCAATGCCTGATTGAAATAATCATCCATTAAAAATTAGTTTTGGGCAGCCACTAAAAATGAAGCTAATGATCAATAATGTTCTTTTATGATTGATTAACATTCAGCAGCCATTGATAGAGCAGTAGCAAGGCTTACTTTTGGGCAAGCTGTTCAGAATATTGAATAATGGGTAATAACAGCCACTGctaaaatatgtattcataCTAAACACATTTATTCATGAAACTACTTTGTGGGACTGTTTGAAAATTTACTgatatttttttctccaaattatacCTGCATACTGTtggagctactaaaatattatACATTAGTCAGGCTAATATCTTATATTAAGGCAGCGCCTGGTCTGGCAGGAGGCTGGGGCCACACGTCAGTCAGCACACAGACCCGGGCTGCATTAACTAATCAACAGCTAGATCTGAGACCAGGGAATCCCTGCCGGCAAGATGgcatctccctgtgtccacCTATACtctccctcccaggggtgtCCCCCAGGGTGAGACAATGACCTTAATCTCAAACACCTCGCCCAgagcaacattttttttatctgcTTTATACTGCTGAATATTTGTTCAGGCAAATCATGTCAAATACCGTGTTCAAAATCACTCCTGCAATGGCCCTGCTGGGATTCGAACAGCGGGTTTCTGTTAAGTGATGTTCCTAATGGTGTGAGCTCAAGGGCTTTCACGTCAGGAGGCCAATATCACAGACACTGCCCACTGAGACTTCTGTAATGCCACTTTCACCTGGGGATGAGCCACTGAACAGAAACAAGCCTCCATTCGACAGCCATTACCCCTGGCCATTATAAATTAGATACCGGACCtcggtcaaatacgtaattgttttgaaatCAAATACtattctgtgctcaattgatcttgcctggtgcaattgagccaaccaagaggaccagatgtTGTAGactgcactttttgagagtatttcctaggttccaatataccagaaaagctcagtaaagcgtagaaaaggatttgaatccaaaacaatatcgTATTTGACTCAGGTCCACTCAATACCATGACCTACCTTGCACTTCGAACTCTGACCCGCAGGGTGAAAGGTCACCTCTGGCCGCACCCAGCGACTCCATCAGCTGCTTTATGTTCATGCGCGCGGTCAGCTCGCCACTTCGGTCTCCGatctgccagagagagaggtctctctgtgagcgctTTTCACGTTTTATATTTCATTCCAGTCTTGTGCAGTTTCCAGTGAGCATGTTGAGATTACAGATTGCGAGAGAATTAATTTCAGGCTCTCGAGTGTACCTCTCGGGAGATGTCCAGGTGTTTTCGGGCGTAGAGCAGAGCCTGTCTGTGGTCCCCCAGAGACAGGAAAGCGTTTCCCAGGCTCCAGCAAGCACGGCCTTCCCCAATCCTGCCAGCACCAACAAACAGCAGCAAACATGCTCACAATCACTCTCCTCTTTataaaaatcacacacacacacacacacacacacagatacacacacagagacagacacacatctgTCCCTCAGCTCCTGTGCTATGAGGAGGTGTTTGAGGTGGTAGTCGATGgcgcacccgcacacacacacacacacacacacacacacacctgtccctcAGCTCCTGTGCTATGAGGAGGTGTTTGAGGTGGTAGTCGATGgcgcacccgcacacacacacacacacacacacacacacctgtccctcAGCTCCTGGGCTATGAGCAGGTGTTTGAGGTGGTAGTCGATGGCACGTTGGTGCTCCTGCAGCAGACTGTAGGTGTTACCCAGACTGTAGCAGGCCTGAGCCTCCATCGCCTGGTCTTTCAGCTGGTGGGAGAGCTGCAGAGTCTTTCTGAACAGAGGGAGTAAGGTatggaggggtggagagagggagggagggggggggagagatggagagatgggggagggagggggaaagaaagaacgagaatcattaataaagaattaatagtgtagccatgataagatccgcacagctgttggtcccttgagcaaggcccttactccagggggaattggcccctgcttagtctaatcaattgtaagtcgctttggataaaagcatcaactaaataactgtgataagatgaaagagaaaaagaaagagagaacatGGTGAAGTGTGGGGATTCAGTAAGTGTTCAGCATCTACATTTATAATGAACTATAATGATCCTGTCCTCAGTCATACATACTGACTCTGCATACGGTCCTATTCAGTCTTCCAGAGAAGCAAATTCATCCATTGGATGAACCATTAAGCCTATTGAAATTGAAACCACAACATAAAATGCAGCACTGTTATTGAGACGATTTTTTCACTGAAAGGAAATGGATTACTTACACATTTATAGATACCTTTTGAGAAGGCTAGCCCTCATTAGCGAGCAGAGAGTCTCTTATCTTGCCTAATTTACATACCTGTAATACTCAGTGGCAGGCCTGAACTGCCCCAGGAATATGAGGGCGTTGCCTAGGTTACTGTAGGCTCGCCGTTCCGCCGCTTTATCACCAAATTCTTTGGCTATGGCTAGTCTCtggaaaacataaaaacacacatcaatctaTGATCATCTCACCcatttaatatataatacacTGTGTCATTCATTCACAAACTGACATGGATTAAATTGAAACAgttgaagggccagactggtcaaagctgacaggaaggtgacagtaacgcaaataaccacacattacaacagtggtatgcagaacagcatctctgaacacataacgcgtcaaacttctaagtggataggctaccgcagcagaagacttaagtctaaaaaatagctctgatgaataaataataaagtgctcactgagtgcatattatCACTAATAAATAAgtttatatttttcatacatAATTCCCAACCATATTTGAGATCGTATCATTATTATAAGATAATAATGGTTTACAGGTGAGCCTTGGTGAAGATAAAACAAGTTCATGGCATCATATGCCAGTGCAGTTCAGTTCTTCTCCCACTAGGGGAAGCCATACCTCCTGGTGGAACTTGATGGCCTCCACAAAGTTTCCCAGCAGGTAGTGGGTGTTCCCCAGGTTTCCGTAAGCCCTCCCCTGGGCGGCCCTGTCACCCAGCTCCTTGACCAATGACAGGTTCATCCTGACGGACGCAGAGCGAGAGGCAGAGACGTTAGGGCAGTCGATCCCTGCGTCCTAAATCAGGCTCTTACAAAAGCAGGGCCTGGATATACTCCCACATATCCCCCGACACATCCAGGCTATGTCAGCGTCAGATTAATAATTCATAGTTTGGGAATAAGGGACATTCAGAGCGAATATATAGACATACGATTAACCGTCGTATGTATCTTATCACTGCACTCACATTATATGGCAGTGGTTATTACATCCCGAAAGGGGAATTCACATTTGGTCCATGTTTAATACTAGTAACCGGTGCTGTCTAAACACAACATTATTACAGAAGAGATACCATTTACACTACACAAGCCAAAACCAGTGTTTTACCCTctcatgtgtggtgtgtatgttgTATTTAATACTGTATACACGTTTGAATAGTCTTCGAAGCATCTCGTTCAGCTTTCATGAAAGATTGTTTATTATAGTTGTGTGAGCCATTCCATGCATGGCACCTTCGTTttcttttcaggaaaaaaaacaggaacagaagCTACTTACTACTAAAGAAGTAGACCTCAAATTCATTGTATTTAACATAAACATTTATTCGTGAAAGAAAAGTTGTCCAGTGATTCGTCTGTTAAAAAGTACTTCCCAGCTTTACAAAAGTGCAAAGTTTTCACACCAAACATTGAGGCTCACTCTGTGTCCATCTGCCCAGAGGGGGTTTGTAGCAGTAATTAAGTTCTGTTCTGACATTTCAGTTCTTTGGCAGAGGCATTAGCTGTTCAAGCTCATTAAACGTGCAACACAGGGCAGAGTCTCAGGGGGCCAATCATTAAATGGCCAATTCCCTCCTGTGGGATCTCATTTAGAGAAGCTCGCCACCTTAAGGAATTCAGGAAACGTTACACTTAACGACGCGCATCGGAAACAAGGTTGGGTCTAGATACCACGGGGTTAACTTATGGAAGAATGACAGGCATCATCTAATTGGGTTTCATGCTGGCCAATCAGCCGGTTCGGCTCAGAAGCTCTGAACTGCATGCAGCCCACATCTACCAGCAAGCCTAcatctaaaacaaaaacattatttgaaaaCCACCAAAGGAAAAAATGCCATTTCACCCCTGCTGCAAACAGGCATTAATAACCAACCAGCAACAACATTTCAAAGTGTCTTCACTGATTGGCCACCGTAAAACCCAATCAGATGTGGTTTAACATGTAACAGACAACAAACCAATCCTAACAAGGAATAACACATTACATTCTTCATTCCCTGGGCATTAGCTTAGACTCTCCTCTGCCAATGTAAATTAGCCTGGCTAAATTAGTGCAAAGCATCACAGACATTCCATGGATGTTT from Conger conger chromosome 12, fConCon1.1, whole genome shotgun sequence includes the following:
- the gpsm1b gene encoding G-protein-signaling modulator 1b, whose amino-acid sequence is MAQSTNSTEREPASNRNQTRIEASCLELALEGERLCKAGDFKGGTAFFEAAVQVGTEDLKTLSAIYSQLGNAYFYLKEYNKALEYHRHDLTLARTIGDRIGEGKASGNLGNTLKILGRFDEAGVCCQRHLDISQEQGDRVGEARALYNIGNVFHAKGKQQAWGCAHDPGDLPSDVRNTLKRATAFYEMNLSLVKELGDRAAQGRAYGNLGNTHYLLGNFVEAIKFHQERLAIAKEFGDKAAERRAYSNLGNALIFLGQFRPATEYYRKTLQLSHQLKDQAMEAQACYSLGNTYSLLQEHQRAIDYHLKHLLIAQELRDRIGEGRACWSLGNAFLSLGDHRQALLYARKHLDISREIGDRSGELTARMNIKQLMESLGAARGDLSPCGSEFEVQGARPKFCQRSSMESLDLWKCPSEKGQKGHNQDVEVVSRGTRGHLACPIRRKGHADGQSDESEWLDWQDSPVDTEDITVQVTPPKLGRDPSGEDCFFDLLSKFQSSRMDDQRCHFDEPADDPCSLLTSPQVEELFDLIASSQSRRLDDQRVSVGNLPGLRITHNNLGHLCGDADLQEPGDDFFNMLIKCQSSRIDDQRCSPPEPGPRALTVPDEDFFSLIQRVQAKRMDEQRVHLRSEEEEEEEEEEGPEPAPPGGDPS